In Sulfitobacter sp. LCG007, the sequence GTTCTCGAAGGGCTCGAGGCGGGGCTCGAGGTCGCCCGCGCCGGCAATGTCTGCGAGGATATCGCCAATGCCTTTCATGCGGTGCTCGCACGCCACGACATCGTCAAGGACAACCGCTGCGGCTATCCCATCGGGCTGTCCTACCCCCCCGACTGGGGCGAGCGCACGATGAGCCTGCGGCCCGGCGACCGCACGGTGCTGGAGCCGGGGATGACATTCCACTTCATGACCGGGCTCTGGATGGACGACTGGGGGTTCGAGATCACCGAGAGCATCGCGATCACCGAGGGCGCGCCGGAATGCCTTGCCGACGTGCCGCGCAAGCTGATGGTCAAGGACTGATGCCGAACAACCCGATTGCGCCGACCGTCCCCTTCGACATCGACGGCAAGCACCACGGCTTTCTGAGGCTGCCGCATTCGCGCAACGACAGCGCCTGGGGGTCGGTGATGATCCCGATCTGCGTCATACGCAACGGAGACGGACCCACAGCGCTGATGACCGGAGCCAATCACGGCGACGAATACGAAGGCCCGCTGGCGCTGCAGGCACTGGCGCAGGATATCGATCCCGGGGCCGTCTCGGGCCGGATCATCCTCGTGCCCTATATGAACTATCCCGCTTTCCGCGCGGGAACCCGGGTCTCTCCCATTGATGGCGTGAACCTTAACCGCACCTTCCCGGGTCGCCCGGACGGCAGCGTGACCGAGAAGATCGCGGATTATTTCAACACGACGCTGGTGGCGATGGCCGATGTGGTGCTCGACTTCCATTCCGGGGGCAAGACGCTCGATTTCGTCCCCTACGCGGCCGCGCATTACCTCGACGACCCGGCCCAGCAGGCCGCCTGCGAGGCCGCGGTCCGGGCCTTCAACGCGCCCTATACGATGATGATGCGCGAGATCGACAGCGTCGGCATGTACGACACGGCCGTGGAGGCCGCCGGAAAGGTCTTCGTGACGACCGAACTTGGCGGTGGCGGGACGGCGACGGCACGCTCGGCGCGCATCGCCCGCAAGGGCGCGCGAAACCTGCTTGTCCATGCGGGCATTCTCGAGGGTGAGCTGGAAACGGCACCCACCCAGATGCTCGACATGCCGGCAGATGATTGCTTTCATTTCGCCACGTCGGAGGGCCTGGTGGAGCCGATGGCGGACTTGGGGGAGACACTCGCGCAGGGCCAGACCATCGCGCGTGTGTGGCCTCTGGACCGAACCGGGATCAAGCCGACCACCTATTTTGCGCAGCGCGACGGCATTCTCGCCGCGCGACATTTCCCCGGACTGATCCAAGGCGGAGACTGCCTTGCCGTGATCGCGGACGTGACCGGCTGAAACCCTCGACTGAAGGTCAGATCGCCCCAAGCACCTCATCGGCCAGCGCGCGCACCTCTGCCGCCGCGGCGCTGTTTCGCTGCAACTCGATGACGCCCAGCCCTTTGCCCAGCGCCTCGGCATAGGCAACGCGGTTTCCGAGGCTGGAGCTGAGCAGATCGGCATCGATCTCCGCCGCCGCGGCTGCCACCTCGGCTCCGAGCCGCGTGCCCGGACGGGTCCGGTTCATCACGATCCCCGCGCGCTTGAATTCGCGCGATGCGAGGTCCAGCATGTCCTGCGTCGCCCAGAGATCGACATGGCTGGCCGCGACCGGCACAAGGATCCGATCGGCCTCTCGCAAGGCCGGGCGCAGGTCGCTGTCAGCCTTGGGCGGCGTGTCCACGATCACCAGGTCGCAGAGCTTTTTCAGCGAACGCATCTCGTAGGAAATGCCCCAGGCGCTGGCGGTGGCAAATCGCAGCGTCTCGTCCTCGCCCAGCAGATCGAGGCGTTTCATGAACCATTTCCCGAGGCTGCCCTGCGGATCGGTGTCCACGATGGCCACGCGCAGACCCGATTGCAGGGCCGCGGTCGCAAGATTTGCCGCGAGCGTGGTCTTTCCCGACCCGCCTTTCTGCTGCGCTATGGTGACGATGTATCCGGCCATCAGCGGGCCCTCCGGTTGCTGCGCTGCAGCGTATCACAATTACAGCGGTCGCACGAGGCTCATCCGTCAGAGTTTGCGCAGCGCATGCGGCGCCCGGAGCAAGCGCCATGAACCCGCTCCGCAGCTGCGGAACGGGCCCAGTTTTTTGGCAGGCCGGAATTTCTAGCCGACCAGCCCGTTGTCGGTGCGTCGCACCATCACGATGGAAGAGCGCGGCAGACTGCCCTCGCCATCCGGGAAGGGCGCGGCTGGGTGCTGGATGCCCACGAACATCGTGCGGCGATCAGAGGACCACGTCAGACCCGTCACTTCCGACCCCTTCGGTCCCGTCAGGAAGCGCCGTATCTCTCCGGTGACCGGATCGCCCGCGAGCATCTGGTTATTGCCCATTCCCGCGAAATCGCCCTCGTTGTCGTCCTCGCCGTCTGTCTGGATCCAGATGATCCCCGTGCTGTCGATCTGCATCCCGTCCGGCGAGTTGAAGAGGTTGCCGGAATTGATGTTGGACGATCCCGCATAGGGCGAGTCCGGGTGCACGTCGGGGTTTCCGGCCATGACATAGAGATCCCAGTCGAATCTGTCCGAGGTGTGGTCGTCGTCATGAGGCCGCCAGCGCACGATCTGGCCGTAGTCGTTGGTCTCGCGCGGGTTGGGGGCGTTCACGCCCATATCGTCGCCGCCCGCGTTCGTCTTTGCCGACCCGTCCTCGGCCTTGCCCCGCTTGGAGTTGTTGGTCAGGCAGCAATAGGCCTCGACCGCCGTCGGGTTCACTGCGACCCACTCGGGACGGTCCATGGTGGTCGCGCCGACCCTGGAGGCAGCCATACGGGTAAAGATCGCGATCTCGGCCGCGTCCATGTCCGTCGCTTCCGGTGTCAGCGCGATCCATTCACCGGTCATGTCGTCATTGAACTTCGCGACATGGAGCTGGCCTTCGGAGAGCAGGGTGGAGGTATCTCCGCCCGGAACATAGGTTCCCGCGCTCACCCATTTGTAAAGGAACTCGCCGCGCTCGTCGTCGCCCATGTAGACCACGACGCGCCCGTCCGGCGCCACGACACATTCGGCATTCTCGTGCTTGATCCGGCCCAGGGCCGTGCGCTTCACCGGGGTCGACGCGGAATCTGCGGGGTCGATCTCGACGATATAACCCGCGCGGTGCGGCTCGTTCGGGTTTTTCGACACGTCGAAGCGGGCGTCATAGACATGGTAGTTGTAGTCGAAGCCTGCCTCGTTGATCCCGTAGCGCTTGTATCCGGCCGAGATGGCCTCGTCTTCGGGCAGACCTTCGGTCGCCCCGAAGTAGCCGTTGAAGTTCTCTTCGCAGGTCAGGTAGGTGCCCCAGGGCGTCCGGCCCGCGCCGCAGTTGTTGAATGTGCCAAGCGATTTCGTCCCCGTCGGGTCCGCTTCGGTCTTGAGCAGATCATGCCCCGCCGCCGGTCCCTCGATGTCCATCGGGGTGTTGTGGTGGATACGCCGGTTGTAGGGGCTGTCGACGACGACCTTCCAGCCCTCTTCGCCTTCCTCCAGCTCGATCACCGACACGCCC encodes:
- the doeB gene encoding N(2)-acetyl-L-2,4-diaminobutanoate deacetylase DoeB; its protein translation is MPNNPIAPTVPFDIDGKHHGFLRLPHSRNDSAWGSVMIPICVIRNGDGPTALMTGANHGDEYEGPLALQALAQDIDPGAVSGRIILVPYMNYPAFRAGTRVSPIDGVNLNRTFPGRPDGSVTEKIADYFNTTLVAMADVVLDFHSGGKTLDFVPYAAAHYLDDPAQQAACEAAVRAFNAPYTMMMREIDSVGMYDTAVEAAGKVFVTTELGGGGTATARSARIARKGARNLLVHAGILEGELETAPTQMLDMPADDCFHFATSEGLVEPMADLGETLAQGQTIARVWPLDRTGIKPTTYFAQRDGILAARHFPGLIQGGDCLAVIADVTG
- the parA gene encoding ParA family partition ATPase; the protein is MAGYIVTIAQQKGGSGKTTLAANLATAALQSGLRVAIVDTDPQGSLGKWFMKRLDLLGEDETLRFATASAWGISYEMRSLKKLCDLVIVDTPPKADSDLRPALREADRILVPVAASHVDLWATQDMLDLASREFKRAGIVMNRTRPGTRLGAEVAAAAAEIDADLLSSSLGNRVAYAEALGKGLGVIELQRNSAAAAEVRALADEVLGAI
- a CDS encoding PhoX family phosphatase; this translates as MPSKTKISADDWDELNFPRPEVQEFDRVVERAISRRGFMGGALAFGSGAAVMGTAFLKGSTAMAQETGRFAFEALPAQTDATVHVPEGYDWDVLVRWGDPLFSDAPAFDPATGVPTEGSDRVFGENTDGMELFNIAGREILVVNSEYTNNDINLPHAEEGLPTSADDVVRLQNMQGVSVIELEEGEEGWKVVVDSPYNRRIHHNTPMDIEGPAAGHDLLKTEADPTGTKSLGTFNNCGAGRTPWGTYLTCEENFNGYFGATEGLPEDEAISAGYKRYGINEAGFDYNYHVYDARFDVSKNPNEPHRAGYIVEIDPADSASTPVKRTALGRIKHENAECVVAPDGRVVVYMGDDERGEFLYKWVSAGTYVPGGDTSTLLSEGQLHVAKFNDDMTGEWIALTPEATDMDAAEIAIFTRMAASRVGATTMDRPEWVAVNPTAVEAYCCLTNNSKRGKAEDGSAKTNAGGDDMGVNAPNPRETNDYGQIVRWRPHDDDHTSDRFDWDLYVMAGNPDVHPDSPYAGSSNINSGNLFNSPDGMQIDSTGIIWIQTDGEDDNEGDFAGMGNNQMLAGDPVTGEIRRFLTGPKGSEVTGLTWSSDRRTMFVGIQHPAAPFPDGEGSLPRSSIVMVRRTDNGLVG